The following proteins are encoded in a genomic region of Paenibacillus sp. FSL H3-0469:
- a CDS encoding suppressor of fused domain protein — translation MESSKERELSLDIRRTVILGAYIREWKMPEYRIVLSKPETAVHVEVYYFPADAENEVARFATVGLSVTHRPSGQAVGTEWVMALTSDLGGESVDRIFTYLCDLIAHHIESAGDSRIPRVMEESPLAPANWTTTAFLLDELRGESEELEEIQVGSERAEILWALPVTPQEAALILNEGVEAFDSYIEEIEPSIIDPRRPLGNAH, via the coding sequence ATGGAATCAAGCAAAGAGAGGGAGCTCTCCCTCGATATCCGCAGAACAGTGATCTTAGGGGCTTATATCCGGGAGTGGAAGATGCCGGAATACCGGATCGTCTTGAGCAAACCCGAAACAGCCGTCCATGTTGAGGTTTATTATTTTCCGGCTGATGCTGAGAATGAGGTGGCGAGGTTCGCAACAGTCGGGTTATCGGTGACTCACCGCCCGAGTGGACAAGCTGTGGGTACGGAGTGGGTGATGGCTCTGACCTCTGACTTAGGCGGGGAGTCTGTGGACCGGATATTTACCTATCTCTGTGATCTTATCGCCCATCATATAGAGAGCGCAGGTGATTCACGGATACCTAGAGTGATGGAGGAGAGCCCGCTTGCTCCGGCTAACTGGACAACCACTGCTTTTCTGCTGGATGAGCTGAGGGGGGAAAGTGAAGAGCTGGAGGAGATTCAGGTCGGGAGCGAGAGGGCTGAGATCCTATGGGCGCTACCAGTCACGCCGCAGGAGGCTGCATTAATTTTAAATGAAGGCGTGGAGGCCTTTGATTCCTACATCGAAGAGATCGAGCCTTCCATTATTGATCCGCGGCGGCCATTGGGAAATGCTCACTAA
- a CDS encoding TetR/AcrR family transcriptional regulator yields MARPREFDQDKALEAAMHVFWEKGFEAASLSDLTARMGIQRPSLYSAFGDKKGLFEAALRKYTSSHAAYVRSILHKHSSVKEAFRSFFEDVVAKEYEKSPSTGCFCINSMVELAPHDEKFEILTREHQMYLSVIFQETIERGMQSGELDPGINAKNLAQTLVISLIGLTVFLKSRPDRVVTDNFVKQILTLVAIS; encoded by the coding sequence ATGGCCCGGCCGCGTGAATTTGATCAGGATAAGGCGCTAGAGGCAGCGATGCATGTGTTTTGGGAAAAAGGGTTCGAAGCGGCCTCCTTAAGCGACTTAACCGCAAGAATGGGCATTCAGCGTCCAAGCCTATACTCTGCCTTTGGAGATAAAAAAGGATTATTTGAAGCTGCCTTGCGAAAATATACGAGTTCCCATGCGGCCTATGTCCGCAGCATTCTGCACAAGCATTCTTCGGTGAAAGAGGCATTCCGTAGCTTTTTTGAAGATGTGGTGGCGAAAGAGTATGAGAAAAGCCCGAGCACGGGATGCTTCTGCATCAATTCAATGGTGGAACTGGCTCCCCATGATGAGAAGTTCGAGATCCTGACCAGGGAACATCAGATGTACCTCTCGGTCATCTTCCAGGAAACGATTGAACGGGGCATGCAGTCAGGGGAGCTTGATCCCGGGATTAACGCCAAGAATCTGGCGCAGACACTGGTCATTTCGTTAATAGGACTCACGGTGTTCCTGAAGTCCCGTCCGGACAGGGTAGTCACTGATAACTTTGTGAAACAGATCCTTACTTTAGTGGCTATATCTTAA
- a CDS encoding MFS transporter, with protein sequence MSRRVALLFAITCGLAVANIYYAQPLLDAISSEFGITHSSVGIVITVTQICYALGLLLLVPLGDLLSRRWLIAGQMLLSVLALIVVGTAPTSMVLFIGIATVGLLAVVTQTLVAFAATLAAPAERGRTVGVVTSGIVIGILLARTFAGVLTDLAGWRSVYLVSAGLTLIMAGVLFRVLPQSEPRRESLSYPQLLRSLFTLFAEERLLRIRAVLCLLIFTAFSILWTSLVLPLSAPPLSLSHTAIGAFGLAGVTGALAAARAGRLADRGLGQKTTGVALTLLLLSWLPISYTPHSLLALVIGIILLDLAVQAVHVTNQSMILNLRPEARSRLTAGYMVFYSIGSATGSIASTSIYAYAGWNGVCLLGATVSAVALIFWALTRRVK encoded by the coding sequence ATGTCCCGCAGGGTAGCACTTCTGTTCGCCATCACCTGCGGACTTGCCGTCGCCAACATCTATTACGCGCAGCCCTTGCTGGACGCGATCTCCAGCGAATTCGGGATTACGCATTCATCCGTCGGCATCGTGATTACAGTGACTCAGATTTGTTATGCCCTTGGACTACTCTTGCTGGTGCCGCTCGGCGATCTGCTGAGCCGGCGCTGGCTGATTGCCGGACAGATGCTGCTATCCGTGCTGGCTTTGATTGTAGTGGGTACTGCCCCCACCAGCATGGTGTTATTCATAGGCATTGCTACGGTCGGGCTGCTTGCGGTAGTGACACAGACGCTTGTTGCGTTCGCAGCCACCCTGGCTGCCCCGGCTGAACGCGGACGAACGGTAGGTGTGGTGACCAGCGGAATTGTCATTGGGATTCTGCTGGCGCGGACATTCGCCGGCGTGCTAACCGATCTGGCCGGTTGGCGTTCAGTCTACCTTGTCTCGGCGGGACTCACGTTAATCATGGCAGGTGTATTGTTCAGGGTGCTGCCGCAATCTGAGCCCCGGAGAGAATCCTTATCCTACCCGCAGCTTCTCCGTTCGCTATTCACGCTATTCGCAGAGGAAAGGCTCCTGCGCATCCGCGCCGTGCTATGCCTGCTGATTTTCACCGCATTCAGTATATTGTGGACTTCCCTGGTGCTTCCTCTCAGCGCTCCGCCGCTGTCTCTGTCCCATACGGCGATTGGAGCGTTTGGCCTCGCCGGAGTTACTGGAGCCTTAGCAGCGGCGCGGGCAGGCCGTCTGGCCGATCGGGGTTTAGGGCAAAAGACCACCGGCGTGGCGCTGACTCTGCTGCTCCTCTCATGGCTGCCAATCAGTTATACTCCTCATTCGCTGCTCGCGTTAGTCATCGGGATTATCCTTCTTGACCTGGCCGTACAAGCCGTACACGTCACCAATCAGAGCATGATCCTTAATCTGCGCCCGGAAGCCCGCAGCAGGCTTACTGCCGGTTACATGGTCTTCTATTCCATTGGCAGCGCCACCGGATCAATCGCCTCCACCAGTATCTACGCCTATGCGGGCTGGAATGGAGTGTGCCTGCTCGGTGCAACGGTCAGTGCTGTGGCTCTGATATTCTGGGCGTTGACCCGCCGTGTTAAATAA
- a CDS encoding AarF/UbiB family protein, whose translation MSEFLKLMKDARFRRTMQMIFKFAWDYWWLGRMKFLMSRRRFAAKQQALYRKQAAYFTTTAMDMGGLIIKLGQHVSAQVDMLPKEVIEELSKLQDSVEFVDFSEIQQKIERELGVSISKMYAEFDQVPIAAASFGQVHRATLRTGEQVAVKVMRPGVEDIIAIDWKSIQVAISLLKRQKIITDFMDLDAVYEEFHDTIMEELDYQQEGRNAEDFKQQLAHRKDVVIPDIHWSCTTSQVLTMEFMAGVKINDSATLEAWGVDRTRLATSLIEMFVEQILLNGLFHADPHPGNVLVQPDGTIALIDFGMVGRIPKDMKTQMVALLLAVYLKDAHGAIDALNKLRFLRRNVDLEVFSRNLTLLFEQINGDTFDLSFVTSGDNVEELRNFLYSQPFQLPANTTFLGKAIGTVYGLCTGLDPELDLVGTVKPYVEQVVRRDLRGSVISKVIEDGKGMLKDILPTTKKFMSAIDKMDSGGLRVKLASSLEQKLIETQNKNTQRLIATIIGAVLLLAGVNLWNEVNPIVSYVFGILGLLVMLSQLRTRQGRRDERAARQINAMRERSRLEKPRHTSRR comes from the coding sequence ATGAGCGAATTCCTGAAATTAATGAAGGATGCAAGATTCAGAAGAACCATGCAGATGATTTTCAAGTTCGCCTGGGATTATTGGTGGCTGGGCAGGATGAAATTCTTGATGTCAAGGCGGCGCTTTGCAGCGAAGCAACAAGCCTTATACCGCAAGCAGGCAGCGTATTTCACGACAACCGCTATGGATATGGGCGGGCTGATTATCAAGCTTGGGCAGCATGTGAGTGCGCAGGTAGATATGCTGCCGAAGGAAGTTATTGAAGAATTGTCCAAGCTGCAGGATTCTGTAGAATTCGTAGATTTCTCCGAGATCCAGCAGAAGATAGAGCGTGAACTCGGGGTATCTATCAGCAAGATGTATGCTGAGTTCGATCAGGTTCCTATTGCAGCCGCCTCCTTCGGACAGGTCCACCGGGCAACCTTACGGACAGGCGAACAAGTCGCCGTGAAGGTGATGCGTCCCGGGGTCGAAGATATTATCGCGATTGACTGGAAGTCCATCCAGGTCGCCATTTCGTTATTGAAACGCCAGAAGATCATTACAGACTTCATGGATCTCGATGCGGTATATGAAGAGTTTCATGACACCATTATGGAAGAACTCGACTATCAGCAAGAAGGGCGTAATGCAGAAGATTTCAAGCAGCAGTTAGCCCACCGGAAGGATGTCGTGATTCCAGACATTCATTGGTCCTGTACCACTTCGCAGGTGCTGACCATGGAGTTTATGGCGGGTGTCAAAATCAATGATTCCGCCACGCTTGAGGCCTGGGGCGTGGACCGGACCAGACTTGCGACGTCGCTGATCGAAATGTTCGTGGAACAGATTCTATTGAATGGCTTGTTTCACGCCGACCCCCACCCGGGGAATGTGCTCGTGCAGCCTGACGGCACCATCGCCTTGATTGATTTTGGAATGGTCGGGCGGATTCCGAAGGATATGAAGACCCAGATGGTCGCCCTTCTGCTGGCCGTATATCTGAAAGACGCCCACGGTGCCATCGATGCCCTGAACAAGTTGAGATTTTTAAGACGGAATGTAGATCTGGAGGTCTTCTCCAGGAATCTTACGTTATTATTCGAACAAATCAACGGGGATACGTTTGATCTGAGTTTTGTGACCTCAGGCGACAATGTGGAGGAATTACGCAATTTCCTCTACTCCCAGCCTTTTCAGTTACCCGCCAATACCACCTTCCTGGGCAAAGCTATAGGCACCGTGTACGGCCTCTGTACCGGACTGGACCCTGAGCTTGATCTGGTCGGGACGGTTAAGCCCTATGTGGAACAGGTAGTGCGCCGCGATCTGCGGGGAAGTGTCATCTCCAAAGTTATCGAGGATGGCAAGGGTATGCTCAAAGACATCCTTCCGACGACCAAGAAGTTCATGTCGGCCATCGATAAAATGGACAGCGGCGGCTTACGGGTCAAGCTCGCAAGCTCGCTTGAGCAAAAATTAATCGAGACGCAGAACAAAAATACACAGCGGTTGATTGCCACCATCATCGGTGCAGTATTACTTCTGGCCGGGGTCAACCTGTGGAATGAAGTGAATCCCATCGTCTCTTATGTATTCGGCATCCTGGGCCTGCTCGTTATGCTCAGCCAGCTCCGAACGAGACAAGGCCGCCGTGACGAAAGAGCTGCAAGGCAAATTAACGCTATGCGTGAACGTAGCCGCTTGGAGAAGCCTCGCCATACATCGCGCAGATGA
- a CDS encoding sensor histidine kinase yields the protein MDTKSRKSKADRRVLIDLLVFIAAVILWIVGIMDYRVGRNLDFSIVSFSQKLLAAIILGILSGRLFLYFNEPLKERSLWHGSVLMDYFHIWRTAIRSSLHNWRITLVLLLMFLLTAIAGICAWLAATYSSNDLLSWSLLYELLYVLIVVPYILVKLGRFAAIINGSKEIAEGNIQNAIQDTGKDALSRLAGYINNMKAGYQSALESQVKSERLKTELITNVSHDLKTPLTSIINFVDLLKKEEHLTETARSYIETLDRKALRLKLLIEDLFEISRMTSGTVELDIEYVDVATLLMQSIAESNTNLGQASLVIRERIAKFPIHAYLDGNKMWRVFENLIGNAQKYSLPGTRIYIYLDETVDLVVFKIQNTSAYEIDFAAEELFERFKRADVSRQTEGSGLGLAIVKSIVELHGGEIKVEIHGDQFNVILHLPKRSL from the coding sequence TTGGATACAAAATCGAGAAAAAGTAAAGCAGACCGGCGTGTCCTGATTGACCTTTTGGTCTTCATTGCCGCTGTTATCTTATGGATTGTTGGGATAATGGACTACAGGGTTGGGCGGAATCTGGATTTTTCAATTGTAAGCTTCAGTCAGAAGCTGCTTGCCGCTATAATCCTTGGCATACTGTCAGGCCGATTGTTTCTTTATTTCAATGAGCCTCTGAAGGAACGCTCCTTATGGCACGGCAGTGTGCTGATGGATTACTTTCATATATGGAGAACCGCTATCAGAAGCAGTCTGCACAATTGGAGAATAACGCTTGTCCTCCTCCTGATGTTTCTGCTTACGGCGATAGCCGGTATTTGTGCCTGGTTAGCAGCCACATATTCCAGCAATGACCTACTGAGCTGGTCCTTACTGTATGAACTGCTGTATGTGCTGATCGTAGTCCCATATATCCTTGTCAAGCTTGGACGATTCGCCGCCATCATCAACGGCAGCAAGGAGATCGCCGAAGGGAATATTCAGAATGCGATTCAGGATACCGGCAAGGATGCTCTATCCAGACTTGCCGGCTATATTAACAATATGAAGGCCGGGTACCAAAGCGCGCTGGAGAGTCAAGTGAAGAGCGAACGGTTAAAAACAGAGCTGATTACCAACGTATCACATGATCTGAAAACCCCGCTTACGTCCATTATCAATTTTGTCGATTTATTAAAAAAAGAAGAGCATCTTACAGAGACCGCCCGATCCTATATTGAAACCCTCGACCGCAAGGCACTCCGGCTGAAGCTGTTGATTGAAGACCTGTTCGAAATTTCCAGGATGACCAGCGGCACAGTAGAGCTGGATATAGAGTATGTCGATGTTGCAACCTTGTTGATGCAGTCAATTGCCGAGTCCAACACCAATCTGGGACAAGCGTCGCTCGTGATCCGGGAGAGAATCGCAAAATTCCCGATCCATGCGTATTTGGACGGCAATAAAATGTGGCGTGTATTCGAAAATTTAATCGGCAACGCGCAGAAATATTCGCTTCCAGGAACCCGAATCTATATTTATTTGGACGAAACGGTTGATCTGGTCGTATTCAAGATTCAGAACACCTCTGCTTATGAGATTGATTTTGCTGCGGAGGAGCTGTTCGAACGCTTCAAAAGAGCAGATGTATCCCGCCAGACAGAGGGCTCCGGACTAGGACTGGCCATTGTAAAAAGCATCGTTGAGCTGCATGGCGGGGAGATCAAGGTCGAGATTCACGGCGATCAATTCAACGTGATTCTGCATTTACCGAAGCGAAGCTTGTAG
- a CDS encoding response regulator transcription factor, with translation MAKNNILVVDDEPEIREALVIYLKSDDVDVFTASNGLEALEILEQETIHLILMDIMMPQLDGIKTTFKIREKKNIPIIMLSAKSEDADKIVGLNVGADDYITKPFNPLELVARVRSQLRRFTNLGSFQPNREEILQVRGLELNKSSKTVEVDGEDVRLTAKEYKILELLMENKGRVFSIEEIYELVWNEPVFASENTVAVHVRNIREKIEINPKDPKYLKVVWGIGYKIEKK, from the coding sequence TTGGCTAAAAATAATATTCTGGTTGTAGATGATGAACCGGAGATTCGGGAAGCGCTCGTGATATACCTGAAAAGCGATGATGTGGATGTATTTACGGCGTCCAACGGACTGGAGGCCCTGGAAATCCTGGAACAGGAAACCATTCATCTCATTCTGATGGATATCATGATGCCGCAGCTTGATGGAATCAAGACGACATTTAAAATTCGTGAGAAAAAAAACATACCGATCATTATGCTTTCCGCGAAGTCGGAAGATGCCGATAAGATTGTGGGTCTCAACGTTGGAGCTGATGATTATATCACGAAGCCGTTCAATCCGCTTGAGCTGGTGGCCAGAGTCCGGTCTCAACTGCGCCGGTTCACGAATCTGGGTTCCTTCCAGCCGAACAGGGAAGAGATCCTTCAAGTAAGAGGGCTTGAGCTGAACAAAAGTTCGAAGACGGTTGAGGTTGATGGAGAGGACGTCAGACTGACCGCGAAGGAATACAAAATTTTGGAGCTGCTGATGGAGAACAAGGGGAGAGTATTCTCGATCGAAGAGATTTATGAGCTCGTGTGGAATGAACCAGTCTTTGCTTCAGAGAATACGGTTGCCGTACATGTTAGAAACATTCGCGAGAAAATTGAAATCAATCCCAAAGACCCAAAATATTTAAAGGTGGTATGGGGAATTGGATACAAAATCGAGAAAAAGTAA
- a CDS encoding phosphatidylinositol-specific phospholipase C/glycerophosphodiester phosphodiesterase family protein, whose product MKRTFMLSLVIVISAGLIWCNWGLVWPGQKQDASIAAGTSGWEDHRLIAHALGEVEGASYTNSYEAFISNYNRGYRLFEVDLVQTADGELVARHDWSDRLQPDLAAHGGRTVTKHQFANSLIMGRFQPLTLTDILQLMQQYRDFDLILDMKAGSNEQIEQQFTNLVNEARTADPALLDRMIPEIFSPEMYDTVMEIYPFPNKMYSLYKTGASAESIVEFARDKQLTAVAMPLYRVFINPNLVPALNKLGVKSYVHTVNSSRVKQLLTTFGVHGFYSDREKSPEEPMLAGTVSGKMGSGGIQPFRMGKYD is encoded by the coding sequence ATGAAGAGAACGTTTATGTTAAGCTTAGTAATCGTCATTTCGGCTGGGCTGATCTGGTGTAACTGGGGGCTGGTATGGCCAGGTCAGAAACAGGACGCCTCTATAGCAGCGGGCACCAGCGGGTGGGAGGACCATAGGCTTATTGCGCATGCACTGGGTGAAGTCGAAGGCGCCAGCTACACCAATTCTTATGAAGCATTCATAAGCAATTACAATAGAGGCTACCGTTTGTTCGAGGTTGATCTTGTGCAGACGGCGGATGGGGAGCTTGTAGCCAGACATGATTGGTCGGACAGGCTGCAGCCTGATTTGGCTGCTCATGGCGGACGAACGGTAACCAAGCATCAGTTTGCCAACTCGCTGATTATGGGCAGATTCCAGCCTCTTACATTAACGGATATCCTGCAGCTGATGCAGCAATATCGTGATTTTGACTTAATTCTGGATATGAAGGCAGGCAGCAACGAGCAGATTGAGCAGCAGTTTACGAATCTGGTCAATGAGGCGCGTACTGCTGATCCTGCACTGCTTGACCGGATGATACCTGAAATTTTCAGCCCGGAAATGTATGACACAGTAATGGAGATCTACCCTTTTCCTAACAAAATGTATTCACTTTACAAAACTGGCGCATCCGCCGAAAGTATTGTTGAGTTTGCAAGGGACAAACAGCTTACAGCGGTCGCCATGCCACTATACCGCGTGTTTATTAACCCCAATCTGGTTCCGGCCCTAAATAAGCTCGGGGTCAAAAGCTATGTTCACACCGTCAACAGCAGCCGGGTTAAGCAGTTGCTGACTACCTTCGGGGTGCATGGATTTTACAGTGATCGGGAAAAATCACCGGAAGAGCCAATGCTTGCCGGCACTGTCTCCGGGAAAATGGGGTCTGGCGGGATACAACCCTTCCGGATGGGCAAATATGATTAA